In Gossypium hirsutum isolate 1008001.06 chromosome D06, Gossypium_hirsutum_v2.1, whole genome shotgun sequence, one genomic interval encodes:
- the LOC107901330 gene encoding putative clathrin assembly protein At5g35200 codes for MSGGGTQNSLRKALGAIKDTTTVSLAKVNSDYKELDIAIVKATNHYERPAREKNIRAIFAAISATRPRADVAYCIHALARRLSRTHNWAVALKTLIVIHRALREVDPTFHEELINYGRSRNHMLNMSHFKDDSSPNAWDYSAWVRTYALFLEERLECFRVLKYDIEMDRPRTKDLDTAELLEQLPALQQLLFRVLGCLPQGAAVHNFVIRLALSMVASESIKIYQAISDGTVNLVDKFFEMQRPDALKALDIYRRSGQQAERLSEFYEVCKSLDVGRGERFIKIEQPPASFLQAMEEYVREAPRSSAVRKDQADKPKEVLAIEYKKTPEEQEKRSPSPPPPEPEKVEKVEEPIVEPPDLLGLNDPVPVASELDEKNALALAIVPVAEQTTAAAAPIPANGTTGWELALVTAPSSNENATAASKLAGGLDKLTLDSLYDDAIRRSNQNVSYNPWEPASMSGAMMQQPMHDPFYASNMVAAPHSVQIAAMANQQQAFMFQQQQQQQQMMMAAAPQQQPSNPFGNYGAPVHPYSSGMPVQTYNPYTGGLM; via the exons ATGTCTGGCGGAGGCACACAAAATAGCTTGAGGAAAGCACTCGGAGCCATCAAAGATACCACCACCGTTTCATTGGCTAAAGTCAATAGTGATTATAAG GAATTGGATATTGCTATAGTAAAGGCCACAAATCATTATGAACGCCCAGCAAGGGAGAAAAACATTAGAG CAATTTTCGCTGCCATTTCAGCTACTAGGCCTCGGGCTGATGTTGCCTATTGCATCCATGCTCTTGCAAGGCGGTTATCAAGGACACATAATTGGGCG GTTGCATTGAAAACTCTAATAGTCATTCATCGTGCTCTGAGGGAGGTGGATCCCACATTTCATGAAGAACTCATTAATTATGGCAGAAGTAGAAACCATATGCTTAACATGTCTCATTTCAAGGATGATTCCAGCCCAAACG CCTGGGATTACTCTGCCTGGGTTCGCACTTATGCCTTATTCTTGGAGGAGAGGCTGGAATGTTTCCGCGTCTTGAAGTATGATATTGAGATGGACCGCCCA AGAACCAAAGATTTAGACACTGCTGAGTTGCTTGAACAGCTGCCAGCTTTGCAACAACTTCTTTTTCGTGTTCTTGGCTGTCTG CCACAAGGTGCGGCTGTTCATAATTTTGTTATCCGGTTGGCACTTTCAATG GTTGCTTCCGAAagtatcaaaatttatcaagCTATAAGTGATGGTACAGTCAATCTTGTAGACAAG TTCTTTGAGATGCAACGTCCTGATGCTTTGAAGGCTTTGGACATATACCGGAGATCTGGGCAACAG GCAGAGAGGCTTTCAGAATTTTACGAAGTATGTAAAAGTCTGGATGTAGGGCGTGGAGAAAGGTTTATTAAGATAGAGCAG CCTCCTGCATCGTTTCTACAAGCCATGGAAGAGTATGTAAGAGAAGCTCCACGGTCTTCAGCAGTTCGCAAAGATCAG GCTGACAAACCCAAGGAAGTGTTGGCCATTGAGTACAAGAAAACCCCAGAGGAGCAGGAGAAACGTTCACCATCACCTCCTCCTCCTGAACCAGAAAAAGTGGAGAAAGTGGAAGAGCCTATTGTTGAACCTCCAGATTTGTTG GGTTTAAATGATCCTGTCCCAGTTGCTTCAGAATTAGACGAGAAGAATGCCTTGGCATTGGCTATTGTTCCTGTTG CCGAGCAAACAACTGCTGCTGCCGCTCCTATTCCAGCAAATGGTACTACAGGCTGGGAATTAGCACTTGTCACTGCTCCAAGCTCAAATGAAAACGCCACTGCCGCTAGCAAACTG GCTGGAGGACTCGATAAGCTTACCCTGGACAGCCTATACGACGATGCGATCAGAAGAAGCAACCAGAACGTTAGCTATAATCCATGGGAACCAGCTTCCATGTCTGGTGCTATGATGCAACAACCAATGCATGACCCCTTTTATGCCTCCAACATGGTTGCTGCTCCACATTCAGTCCAGATAGCAGCAATGGCCAATCAGCAGCAGGCTTTTATGTTCCAGCAGCAGCAACAGCAGCAGCAGATGATGATGGCGGCCGCCCCACAACAGCAGCCTTCAAATCCATTCGGCAATTACGGAGCCCCTGTACACCCTTACAGCTCAGGTATGCCGGTTCAAACGTACAATCCATATACAGGTGGCCTTATGTAG